The Caldisericum exile AZM16c01 region TGTGTTAGCATTTCTTTCATTAATTTAAAAAATACGTCACCTTTAACTGGAGAAATTTTTCCATATTCACTACCGTTTAATGTTTCTTTCCTTTTTGAATCAATTTCGAAATATAAATTTGTAGAAAAATCGTTTTCCTTTTTTGAATAATTAATGATTTCGCTTTTTGAGGAAATAACGTCATTATAAAAAAGCACACCTATGCCAAGATAAAATTCGTTTCCATTAGAATAAAAAATAGATTGAACAAAATGGTTATTTGCATACACATTGAGAATCCTTTCTTCAACAACAAGATCATCTACTTTATGAACTTTCCCGTTTTCAAAACGCAAAATCGGTAACTTTTTCATTCTCCAATATTTTACAGATTTTATCAAAATCATTCTTTGTATTTATGTTGAGAAATGTTAGGAGTTCTGGGTCAATACTTTTTATTTCGTCTGAGTAAACATATTGAACATTTTCATCTAAAAGACTTCTCAACTTTAAATTGTTAACTTCAATATTTCTTTCAATCTTTGGTAGAAGTTTCTTACTATAAAAAGCAAAAAGTGGCTCTATATAGCCATTTTCAAGTTTAGGGACACATGCATAAGTATTTCTGTCTAAATTTTCCATCATGAATTTCAGGACTTCTCTATTTATAAAAGGCATATCGCACGCTGTTAGAAAGACAAAATCGGTGTTGAAATAATTAAAGGCAGTATATAGACCACCAATAGGGCCTAAATTAGGAATCAAATCTTCTATAAATTCGTAATTTTTTATGGGAGCCTGCCTCCCAACGAAGACAGGCTCCTTTTGAAAAACATCTTTAAGGATTCTATATGTTCTTTCGAAAATTAAGTTACCATTTATGGTTAGAAAGAACTTATCGCTTCCAAAACGTCTACTTTTACCGCCAACAAGGATTACAGGTTTAGTATTCATTATTTATTTCTTAGTATTCATTAAATAAACAACCCAATAGATAAATCCAACAAAGAATGCACCACCAACAAGGTTTCCAAGAGTAACAGGTATGAGGTTAACAGTGAAAAGTGTTCCCCAATTAAGATTTGCAACATCTGCAATTGTTTTCCCTGCTGCTTCAAGGACTTTGGGATTGCTCTTCAAAAAGATTCCATATGGAATAAAGAACATGTTTGCAACTGAGTGTTCAAAACCAGATGCCACAAATGCCATAATCGGAAAATAGATTGCAAATAACTTTCCAATTACATCCTTTGACGCCATAGCCATCCAAACTGCCATGCAAACAAGCCAGTTACAAAGAATGCCCCTGAAGAATGCTTGCGCAAATGTAAGTGAAGTCTTAGATAAGGCAACTTTCAAGGCATTTGCTCCAACAAGAGTGTTATTGAAAGACCAAGTTCCACCCCACAAAAGGAATGCAGCAATGAGAATTGAACCAACAAAATTCCCAATGTACACGACAACCCAGTTTTTGAGAAGTTCTACCCAAGCAACCTTTTTGTCAAGGGCTGCGATAAGCACAAGGTTATTCCCTGTAAAAAGTTCCGCACCACCCACCACAACCATCATGAGACCAACGGTAAAGACAGAAGCAGAAAGAAACCTTGCAAAACCAAAACCGAGAGTAGAATCAGAACCTACTAATAAAAATAGTTGAGCACCAAAAGCAATGTAAACACCTGCAAGAATTGCAAGTAAAAACATCTTGAGGAGTGGAAGTTTGCATTTCCCAACCCCTGCCTCACACATCTTGGCAGCAACATCTTTCGGTGGAAAGAAGTTTACGTCGTTCATAAATGCCTCCTTTTATCTTAAATTTTTTCTATTGCACACGCACATGCCTTGTATTCTGGAATTCTTGCAACTGGATCAAGTGCATTAATCGTTAAAATATTTGCATTTGCCTCTGAGAAGTGGAAACTCACAAAAACTACACCTTTCTTAGGCTTTTGTGAAATTTTTGCCTTAACAACAATCTCTCCCCTTCTCGTTTTAACTTTCACATTGTCTCCATCCTTAATATTGAGGGCCTCAGCATCTTCTGGATTTATCTCAACAAAGTTTTCAGGAACAAAACTTTCAAGCACTTTAACCCTTCTTGTTTCATTTCTTGAATGATAATGGAAAAGAATTCTCCCTGTTGTAAGGACAAATGGATACTCATTATCGGGTATTTCAACAGGTGGCTCAAACTCAACACCTGTAATTAGAGCCTTAGAGTTTGGACGCTTAAAGTTTCCGCCGTAGTGAAGGATCTTTGTTCCAGGGTGAGTTATATCTGGGCATGGCCATTGCAAAGAATTTTCTTTTAACCTCTTGTATGTAATACCCTTGAAAGATGGGGTAACTTCTCTTATTTCTTCCCATATTTCTTCCGCATCTTTATAATGCATCGGATAGCCCATTTTAGTTGCTACTTCACAAACAATTTCCCAATCATCTTTAACGTTTGGGTGAGGCGTTCTTGCAGGTTTTAAAAGTTGCACTCTTCTTTCAGTGTTTGTAAATGTTCCAAATTTTTCGTAGGCTGCCTTTGCTGGAAATACAACATCTGCAATTTGTGCTGTTTCTGAAAGGAAAATATCCTGTACTGCAAGGAACTCTAATTTTTCAAAACCCTCTTTAACATGTCTTACATCTGCTTCAGTTACAAGAGGATTTTCGCCCATTGCATAAACAGCCTTCAGTTTTCCATCGAGAGCAAGGTCGCCAAACTGAGAAACCGCATAACCAACCTTGTCTGGGAGTTTAACCTTCCAGAATTCTTCGAATTTCTTTCTAACTGTTTCGTCAGTTACCTTTTGGTATCCCGTGTAAACATCAGGCAGTGCTCCCACATCGCATGCACCTTGTACATTTGCTTGACCTCTTAAAGGATCAATACCATTACCAACTTTTCCTATGTGTCCTGTAATTAAAGCAAGATTTGCAATGCTCAAAACGTTATCAACTCCAACGTGGTGTTGTGTAATTCCCATTGTGTAGAAAATCATCGAATTCGGGCCTTTTGCATAGGTAATTGCAGCACTTTCAATGAGCTTCTTGTCAACACCTGTTATTTTTGAAACCTTATCAAGATCGTAGTTTTTGAGAACTTTCAAAAGATCCTCAAAACCTTCTGTATGATTTTCAATAAATTCCTTATCGATAAGACCGTTATCAACAATAACCTTCATCATGCCGTTTAGGAGGGCAACATCAGTTCCTGGATAGTGTTGAATAAAGATGTCTGCGTATTGTGCAAGATCAATGTTTCTTGGATCACAAACAATAAGTTTCGCTCCTCTTTTCTTTTTGTTTTCTTTTATGAACTGCGCAATAACTGGGTGAGTTTCAGTTGTATTTGAACCAATAACAAACATTACATCTGCGTTCTTTATGTCATCTATTGGATTTGTTGCCGCACCTGCTCCAAGCGCCTTACCCAGTCCTGCAACAGTTGAAGCATGGCATAACCTTGCACAGTGGTCTATGTTGTTTGTCCCAATTACGGCACGAGCAAATTTTTGAACAATATAATTATCTTCGTTGGTACAACGTGCAGACCCAAGAACACCAATTGCATCAGGCCCGTACTTTTCCTTAATTTCAAGTAATCTTTTTGCAGTATAATCGATAGCCTCTTCCCACGTTGCCTCTCTAAAAACGCCATTTTCCTTTATAAGAGGTGTGGTAAGTCTTTCATTAGAATTTACATATTCATATCCGTATCTTCCTTTTACACAGAGCCTTCCATTATTTGGTTCTTTATCTATACCCCTTGCCATAACAAGGTTATTATTTTTATCTTTATATAACTCCACATTACACCCAACACCACAATAAGCACATATAGTATCAGTGCTTTCAAAGTTGAAAATTTTTCCTTTGCCTATACGAGGCTTTTCAATCAGCGCACCTGTTGGGCACGCCTGAA contains the following coding sequences:
- a CDS encoding FdhD/NarQ family protein, coding for MKKLPILRFENGKVHKVDDLVVEERILNVYANNHFVQSIFYSNGNEFYLGIGVLFYNDVISSKSEIINYSKKENDFSTNLYFEIDSKRKETLNGSEYGKISPVKGDVFFKLMKEMLTHSDTFQVTGGTHIVAVATVERLLTYFEDISRLSAVLKIVGFLVENEIYKETILFTSGRINYNIVQIASKVNSKIIVSQSAVSSLAIKSADSLGITLVGFLRGNRFNIYTHPERILQ
- a CDS encoding molybdenum cofactor guanylyltransferase; translated protein: MNTKPVILVGGKSRRFGSDKFFLTINGNLIFERTYRILKDVFQKEPVFVGRQAPIKNYEFIEDLIPNLGPIGGLYTAFNYFNTDFVFLTACDMPFINREVLKFMMENLDRNTYACVPKLENGYIEPLFAFYSKKLLPKIERNIEVNNLKLRSLLDENVQYVYSDEIKSIDPELLTFLNINTKNDFDKICKILENEKVTDFAF
- a CDS encoding formate/nitrite transporter family protein, yielding MNDVNFFPPKDVAAKMCEAGVGKCKLPLLKMFLLAILAGVYIAFGAQLFLLVGSDSTLGFGFARFLSASVFTVGLMMVVVGGAELFTGNNLVLIAALDKKVAWVELLKNWVVVYIGNFVGSILIAAFLLWGGTWSFNNTLVGANALKVALSKTSLTFAQAFFRGILCNWLVCMAVWMAMASKDVIGKLFAIYFPIMAFVASGFEHSVANMFFIPYGIFLKSNPKVLEAAGKTIADVANLNWGTLFTVNLIPVTLGNLVGGAFFVGFIYWVVYLMNTKK
- the fdhF gene encoding formate dehydrogenase subunit alpha produces the protein MSELVNVKIDGKPYQFEKGTTILKACKSIGIEIPTLCYLEGIAEEGSCGMCVVEVKGSRTLQRACITEVTEGMEITTNSELVNEARKTNLELALAHHPLDCMTCDKDGDCVLQDLAYQFGIKKSQFLDESDVFVYPKETPWDTNPFIQFDPQKCILCRRCVDACENQAIVEAIGIAMRGYKSVVSTPFNLPLEQTNCQFCAECVQACPTGALIEKPRIGKGKIFNFESTDTICAYCGVGCNVELYKDKNNNLVMARGIDKEPNNGRLCVKGRYGYEYVNSNERLTTPLIKENGVFREATWEEAIDYTAKRLLEIKEKYGPDAIGVLGSARCTNEDNYIVQKFARAVIGTNNIDHCARLCHASTVAGLGKALGAGAATNPIDDIKNADVMFVIGSNTTETHPVIAQFIKENKKKRGAKLIVCDPRNIDLAQYADIFIQHYPGTDVALLNGMMKVIVDNGLIDKEFIENHTEGFEDLLKVLKNYDLDKVSKITGVDKKLIESAAITYAKGPNSMIFYTMGITQHHVGVDNVLSIANLALITGHIGKVGNGIDPLRGQANVQGACDVGALPDVYTGYQKVTDETVRKKFEEFWKVKLPDKVGYAVSQFGDLALDGKLKAVYAMGENPLVTEADVRHVKEGFEKLEFLAVQDIFLSETAQIADVVFPAKAAYEKFGTFTNTERRVQLLKPARTPHPNVKDDWEIVCEVATKMGYPMHYKDAEEIWEEIREVTPSFKGITYKRLKENSLQWPCPDITHPGTKILHYGGNFKRPNSKALITGVEFEPPVEIPDNEYPFVLTTGRILFHYHSRNETRRVKVLESFVPENFVEINPEDAEALNIKDGDNVKVKTRRGEIVVKAKISQKPKKGVVFVSFHFSEANANILTINALDPVARIPEYKACACAIEKI